The following proteins are encoded in a genomic region of bacterium:
- a CDS encoding ATP-dependent 6-phosphofructokinase yields the protein MRKIAVTTAGGDAPGMNACLRAIVRSAIYYGLEVVGIEEGYWGLIEDKKRRMDLRSVSGIISWGGTILKTKRCKEIKTKKGIEKAVRVLKRNRIDGLITIGGEGSFRGGVELYRASRIPLVGIPASIDNDIAGTEDTIGFDTAVNTALDSIQKIRDTASSHERIFIIEVMGRERGFISLAVGLACGAEIILVPEIKYNLSKISQELEKGRKSGKKSSIIVMAEGAGASYAIAHQIRDVTGYEVRVSVIGYIQRGGSPTARSVNLANLFGHQAVKVLMRTKSAKMVGWKEGKVVVLPLGYSTKHRKEIDKNLYRLAHILAI from the coding sequence AATGAATGCTTGTCTTAGAGCAATAGTTCGCTCAGCGATCTATTATGGCTTAGAGGTGGTGGGAATTGAAGAAGGGTATTGGGGATTGATTGAAGATAAAAAGAGAAGAATGGATTTGAGGTCGGTTAGCGGAATTATCAGCTGGGGCGGAACGATATTGAAGACGAAAAGGTGTAAAGAGATAAAGACTAAAAAAGGGATAGAAAAAGCAGTAAGGGTTTTAAAAAGAAACAGGATTGACGGTTTGATTACCATAGGAGGAGAAGGTTCTTTTAGAGGGGGAGTAGAACTCTATCGGGCAAGTAGAATACCTCTTGTTGGTATACCAGCAAGTATTGACAATGATATCGCTGGCACAGAAGATACCATAGGTTTCGATACAGCGGTGAATACAGCCTTAGACTCTATTCAGAAAATTCGGGATACCGCTTCTTCTCACGAGAGAATCTTTATCATCGAGGTGATGGGAAGAGAGAGGGGGTTTATTTCCCTGGCGGTGGGATTGGCTTGCGGGGCTGAGATAATTTTAGTGCCCGAAATAAAATATAATCTCAGTAAAATCTCTCAGGAATTGGAAAAGGGCAGAAAGAGTGGTAAGAAGAGTAGTATTATTGTTATGGCTGAAGGAGCAGGAGCTTCCTATGCCATAGCTCATCAAATAAGAGATGTTACAGGCTATGAAGTCAGAGTAAGCGTTATTGGTTATATTCAACGTGGTGGTTCCCCCACTGCCCGCAGCGTAAATTTAGCTAATCTTTTTGGACATCAGGCAGTGAAGGTTTTGATGAGAACGAAATCGGCCAAGATGGTGGGATGGAAGGAAGGAAAGGTTGTAGTTCTGCCTTTGGGCTATTCAACAAAACATAGAAAAGAGATAGATAAGAATCTTTACAGGTTGGCTCATATACTGGCAATATAA